The following are encoded in a window of Sebastes umbrosus isolate fSebUmb1 chromosome 7, fSebUmb1.pri, whole genome shotgun sequence genomic DNA:
- the sptssb gene encoding serine palmitoyltransferase small subunit B isoform X1 gives MICEPACKMNFKNFWEYLAWLYYQYLLITGIYVLEPWEKSIFNSVFFSAIAMVIYTSYVFVPIHVHLALKFFSGLFGGQPESTVALMN, from the coding sequence CTTGCAAGATGAACTTCAAGAACTTTTGGGAGTACCTGGCCTGGCTCTACTACCAGTACCTGCTCATCACCGGCATCTATGTCCTGGAGCCCTGGGAAAAGTCCATCTTCAACTCCGTCTTCTTCTCCGCCATCGCCATGGTGATCTACACCTCGTACGTCTTTGTGCCCATCCACGTGCACCTTGCACTGAAGTTCTTCTCTGGGCTCTTTGGCGGCCAGCCTGAGAGCACTGTGGCACTCATGAACtaa
- the sptssb gene encoding serine palmitoyltransferase small subunit B isoform X2, which produces MNFKNFWEYLAWLYYQYLLITGIYVLEPWEKSIFNSVFFSAIAMVIYTSYVFVPIHVHLALKFFSGLFGGQPESTVALMN; this is translated from the coding sequence ATGAACTTCAAGAACTTTTGGGAGTACCTGGCCTGGCTCTACTACCAGTACCTGCTCATCACCGGCATCTATGTCCTGGAGCCCTGGGAAAAGTCCATCTTCAACTCCGTCTTCTTCTCCGCCATCGCCATGGTGATCTACACCTCGTACGTCTTTGTGCCCATCCACGTGCACCTTGCACTGAAGTTCTTCTCTGGGCTCTTTGGCGGCCAGCCTGAGAGCACTGTGGCACTCATGAACtaa